In Hymenobacter sublimis, a single genomic region encodes these proteins:
- a CDS encoding OmpA family protein has protein sequence MTSRTSLLTLLMALVLFVSSCASTNTRNPNIPEADTNGTGPRKTGTSRTVKGGAIGAGAGAVAGAVLGRVIGGKSGTAAGAIIGAAVGGTGGALIGRRMDKQAEELQRDMQNAKVERVGEGIKITFDSGILFDTNKSDLRAASMTEIQKMAEVLKKYPDTNVLVEGHTDNTGSDAINQPLSERRAQAVANYTQQQGVDAARITSKGYGSSQPIADNTTAEGKQANRRVEIAIYANEKMKKAAENGTL, from the coding sequence ATGACTTCTCGCACTTCACTGTTGACCCTATTGATGGCTCTGGTGCTCTTCGTAAGCTCCTGTGCTAGCACCAACACCCGCAACCCTAACATTCCGGAAGCAGACACCAACGGCACGGGTCCGCGCAAAACCGGTACTAGCCGTACCGTGAAAGGCGGTGCTATTGGCGCTGGTGCTGGCGCAGTAGCCGGAGCTGTGTTGGGCCGCGTAATCGGTGGTAAGTCGGGTACGGCGGCCGGCGCTATTATCGGGGCGGCCGTGGGCGGCACTGGTGGCGCCCTGATCGGCCGCCGCATGGACAAGCAGGCCGAAGAACTGCAGCGTGACATGCAGAACGCTAAAGTGGAGCGTGTAGGCGAAGGCATCAAAATCACCTTCGACTCGGGCATCCTGTTTGATACCAACAAGAGCGACCTGCGCGCGGCTTCCATGACGGAAATCCAGAAAATGGCCGAAGTCCTGAAGAAATACCCTGATACCAACGTACTGGTAGAAGGCCACACCGACAACACCGGTTCGGATGCCATCAACCAGCCCCTGTCGGAGCGCCGGGCCCAGGCTGTAGCCAACTACACCCAGCAGCAAGGCGTTGATGCTGCTCGCATCACGAGCAAGGGCTACGGTTCTAGCCAGCCCATTGCCGATAACACCACGGCTGAGGGCAAGCAGGCCAACCGCCGCGTTGAAATTGCCATCTACGCCAACGAAAAGATGAAGAAGGCTGCCGAAAACGGCACGCTGTAA
- the accD gene encoding acetyl-CoA carboxylase, carboxyltransferase subunit beta, translated as MSSWFKRKEKGIVTPTEQKKETPDGLWYKCPECKTVATMAEHKRLLSTCGSCHHHDRIDAAEYFDFLFDNHEYQELDAELRSADPLNFVDTKAYPQRVAATEKNTGLKDAVRAAHGQLNGLGLVVAAMDFKFIGGSMGSVVGEKIARAIDYARQNRLPFLMISRSGGARMMEAGYSLMQMAKTSAKLALLSEAGIPYISLLTDPTTGGVTASFAMLGDFNIAEPGALIGFAGPRVIKETIGKDLPKGFQSAEFVLEHGFLDFIVDRKELKQKLTDLLTMLKPAEVPAAEKAVLVR; from the coding sequence ATGTCTTCCTGGTTTAAGCGCAAAGAAAAAGGCATCGTCACGCCCACGGAACAGAAGAAGGAGACGCCCGACGGCCTGTGGTATAAGTGTCCGGAGTGCAAAACCGTGGCTACCATGGCCGAGCACAAGCGCCTGCTTTCTACTTGCGGCAGTTGCCATCACCACGACCGGATTGACGCGGCCGAGTACTTTGATTTCCTCTTCGACAACCACGAGTATCAGGAGCTGGACGCCGAACTGCGTTCCGCTGACCCGCTCAATTTCGTGGACACGAAAGCCTACCCCCAGCGCGTAGCTGCTACCGAGAAAAACACCGGCCTCAAGGACGCCGTGCGCGCGGCCCACGGCCAGCTCAACGGCCTAGGCCTGGTAGTAGCCGCCATGGATTTCAAGTTTATTGGGGGTTCCATGGGCTCGGTGGTAGGCGAAAAAATTGCCCGCGCCATTGACTACGCCCGCCAGAACCGCCTGCCTTTCCTGATGATTTCCCGCTCCGGTGGCGCCCGTATGATGGAGGCTGGCTACTCCCTGATGCAGATGGCCAAAACCTCGGCTAAACTGGCCCTGCTCTCCGAGGCCGGTATTCCCTACATCTCCCTGCTGACTGACCCGACCACGGGCGGCGTTACGGCCTCGTTCGCCATGCTCGGCGACTTTAACATTGCCGAGCCCGGCGCCCTGATTGGCTTTGCTGGCCCCCGTGTTATCAAGGAAACCATTGGCAAAGACCTGCCCAAAGGATTCCAGAGCGCTGAGTTTGTGTTGGAGCACGGCTTCCTCGACTTTATTGTGGACCGCAAGGAGCTCAAGCAAAAGCTTACCGATTTGCTGACCATGCTTAAGCCTGCGGAAGTGCCTGCTGCTGAGAAGGCTGTGCTGGTTCGATAA
- a CDS encoding class I fructose-bisphosphate aldolase gives MASILDDLAPETLALLEHQCHTIPKEQLHRPGPDFLDDYFVPSSRSPQVLRSLGQLYNHGRLAGTGYLSILPVDQGIEHTAGASFGPNPMYFDPENIIRLALEGDCNAVATTFGTFGTVARRYAHKIPFLVKINHNELLTYPNTYDQILFGSVEKAWNLGATAVGATVYFGSEESNRQIQEVAAAFERAHELGMATVLWCYTRNNAFKTKDKDFHVAADLTGQANHLGVTIGADIIKQKLPENNGGFSTLGFGKTHPAMYSQLASDHPIDLTRYQVANCYMGRIGLINSGGESLGNGDRDAAIKTAIINKRAGGQGLISGRKAFQRPFAEGVALLHAIQDVYLDDSITLA, from the coding sequence ATGGCCTCTATCCTCGATGACCTCGCCCCGGAAACCCTAGCTCTACTGGAACACCAGTGCCACACCATACCCAAGGAGCAACTGCACCGCCCCGGCCCCGATTTTCTGGATGACTACTTCGTGCCATCTAGCCGCAGCCCTCAGGTATTGCGCAGCTTGGGTCAGCTCTACAACCACGGCCGTTTGGCGGGCACCGGCTACCTCAGCATTCTGCCCGTCGACCAAGGCATTGAGCACACCGCCGGCGCCTCCTTCGGACCGAACCCCATGTACTTCGACCCCGAGAATATCATTCGGCTGGCTCTGGAAGGCGACTGTAACGCTGTGGCCACTACGTTCGGCACCTTCGGAACAGTAGCGCGCCGCTATGCCCACAAGATTCCGTTTCTGGTGAAAATCAACCACAACGAGCTGCTAACCTATCCCAATACCTACGACCAAATTCTGTTTGGCTCGGTGGAGAAAGCCTGGAATTTGGGCGCAACGGCCGTGGGTGCTACCGTGTACTTTGGCTCTGAAGAATCGAACCGGCAGATTCAGGAGGTAGCGGCGGCGTTTGAGCGGGCCCACGAGCTGGGCATGGCCACGGTGCTCTGGTGCTACACCCGTAATAACGCCTTCAAAACCAAGGACAAAGATTTCCATGTGGCCGCTGATCTTACCGGCCAAGCCAACCACTTGGGCGTTACCATCGGGGCCGACATCATCAAGCAGAAGCTACCGGAAAACAACGGTGGCTTCAGCACCCTAGGCTTTGGCAAAACCCATCCGGCCATGTACAGCCAGCTGGCCTCCGACCACCCCATCGACCTGACCCGCTACCAGGTAGCCAACTGCTATATGGGCCGCATTGGCCTTATCAACTCCGGGGGCGAAAGCCTGGGCAACGGCGACCGGGATGCAGCCATCAAAACGGCCATCATCAACAAGCGCGCCGGTGGCCAAGGGCTGATTTCGGGCCGCAAAGCCTTCCAGCGTCCCTTCGCCGAAGGTGTGGCCCTGCTCCACGCTATTCAGGATGTGTACCTCGACGACAGCATCACGCTGGCGTAA
- a CDS encoding OmpA/MotB family protein has product MKSFSTLTVAALLAAATLPGCVASKKYDDLKARQTATEQAKTDLERQQRQAVTELKKASDELVQLRLDTRRLVDDSTETGRNLRRMQQLNTQLTDSYDKLLKNSDRAMADKSADYNKVAKDLARREAELGELDTNLKKSRADIDKLNADLKVREARLAELQKALAEKDKAVDDLKASVTNALRGFQGTDLQVKMKDGKVYVSLSEQLLFKSGSTKVDPKGQEALKQLATVLQNQPDVNVVVEGHTDNVAFSRPTAAMQDNWDLSVLRATEIARLLTTGGVAPARVTASGRSQYVPVAQNDSPQNKALNRRTEIILTPKLNELLKILDSNSTASGK; this is encoded by the coding sequence GTGAAAAGCTTTTCTACCCTCACGGTGGCCGCCCTGCTCGCCGCCGCTACCCTGCCCGGCTGCGTAGCCTCCAAGAAATACGACGATTTGAAAGCCCGCCAGACGGCCACTGAGCAGGCCAAAACCGACCTGGAGCGCCAGCAGCGCCAAGCCGTGACGGAGCTAAAAAAGGCTTCCGATGAACTGGTCCAACTGCGCCTCGACACCCGCCGCCTCGTGGACGACTCCACTGAAACCGGCCGCAACCTACGCCGCATGCAGCAGCTCAACACCCAGCTCACCGACTCCTACGACAAGCTGCTCAAGAACTCCGACCGCGCCATGGCCGATAAGTCGGCCGACTACAACAAAGTAGCCAAGGACCTGGCCCGCCGCGAGGCCGAGCTGGGCGAGCTGGACACCAACCTGAAGAAAAGCCGCGCCGACATCGACAAGCTCAACGCCGACCTGAAAGTGCGCGAAGCCCGACTAGCGGAGCTGCAAAAAGCCCTGGCTGAAAAAGACAAAGCCGTGGACGACCTCAAAGCCAGCGTAACGAACGCCCTGCGCGGCTTCCAGGGCACCGATTTGCAGGTGAAAATGAAGGACGGCAAAGTCTACGTGTCTCTTTCCGAGCAGTTGCTGTTCAAGTCCGGCTCCACGAAAGTGGACCCCAAAGGCCAGGAGGCCCTGAAGCAATTGGCTACCGTACTTCAAAACCAGCCCGACGTGAACGTGGTAGTAGAAGGCCACACCGATAACGTAGCCTTCAGCCGCCCCACCGCCGCCATGCAGGACAACTGGGATTTGAGCGTGCTGCGCGCCACCGAAATTGCCCGCTTGCTTACCACGGGCGGGGTAGCGCCGGCCCGCGTCACGGCCTCGGGCCGCTCCCAATACGTGCCCGTGGCCCAGAACGACTCGCCCCAGAACAAGGCCCTGAACCGCCGCACTGAAATCATCCTGACGCCCAAGCTCAACGAACTGCTCAAGATTCTGGACAGCAATTCTACGGCAAGTGGGAAGTAA